The Mustela erminea isolate mMusErm1 chromosome 18, mMusErm1.Pri, whole genome shotgun sequence genome has a window encoding:
- the MRPL27 gene encoding 39S ribosomal protein L27, mitochondrial — protein MASAALALRTRAAVTALLSPAPAASLAVRYASKKTGGSSKNLGGKSPGKRFGLKKMEGHYVHTGNIIATQRHYRWHPGAHVGLGKKKYLYALEEGVVRYTKEVYVPSPSNAEAVDLVTRLPKGAVLYKTFVHVVPTKPEGTFKLVAML, from the exons ATGGCGTCGGCGGCGCTGGCGCTAAGGACGCGGGCGGCTG TTACAGCCCTTCTGAGCCCTGCTCCGGCCGCATCTCTTGCCGTCAGATACGCATCCAAGAAGACAGGTGGCAGCTCCAAAAACTTGGGTGGAAAGTCACCAGGCAAACGCTTTGGCCTCAAGAAAATGGAGG GTCACTACGTTCATACCGGCAACATCATTGCGACTCAGCGCCACTACCGttggcacccaggtgcccat gtggggctggggaagaagAAGTACCTGTATGCCCTGGAGGAGGGGGTAGTCCGCTATACAAAGGAGGTCTATGTGCCCAGTCCAAGCAACGCGGAGGCCGTGGATCTGGTTACCAGGCTGCCCAAGGGTGCTGTGCTCTATAAGACTTTTGTCCACGTAGTTCCTACCAAGCCTGAGGGCACCTTCAAACTGGTAGCTATGCTTTGA